A portion of the Hoplias malabaricus isolate fHopMal1 chromosome 1, fHopMal1.hap1, whole genome shotgun sequence genome contains these proteins:
- the LOC136697593 gene encoding large ribosomal subunit protein uL13-like → MLLNVLLVVKYLAFLRKRVNTNLSCGPYHFRASSRIFWRTVRGMLPHKTKRGQAALERLKVFDGIPPPYDKRKRMVVPAALKIVRLKPTRKFALLGRLAHEVGWKYQAITATLEERRKEKARMRYNKKKVQIKLTKQAEKNVASKIAKYTDVLKQYGVLV, encoded by the exons ATGCTCCTAAATGTTTTGCTTGTAGTGAAGTACCTGGCTTTTCTGCGCAAGAGGGTGAACACGAACCTCTCCTGTGGACCCTACCACTTCAGAGCTTCCAGCAGGATCTTCTGGAGGACCGTCAGAG GTATGCTTCCACACAAAACCAAGAGAGGTCAGGCGGCcctggagagactgaaggtgttCGATGGCATTCCCCCTCCCTATGACAAA AGGAAACGCATGGTGGTCCCAGCTGCCCTTAAAATTGTGCGCCTCAAACCCACCCGCAAG TTTGCTCTGCTTGGTCGTCTGGCTCATGAAGTTGGCTGGAAGTACCAGGCCATCACAGCCACCCTGGAAGAGCGCAGAAAGGAGAAGGCCAGGATGCGTTACAACAAGAAAAAGGTCCAGATCAAGCTCACCAAACAGGCCGAGAAGAACGTCGCGAGCAAGATTGCCAAATACACTGA